One segment of Candidatus Margulisiibacteriota bacterium DNA contains the following:
- the efp gene encoding elongation factor P, whose product MQLAQDLRPGNIIKQGRDLYVILKAEYFRAARTNAVVKTKYKNMSTGSVSEVIFKLNEKLDDVRLDKREMQFLYDLDGMYAFMDQETYDQMEIPKEDIGDNVNYIKEQDMVSIVLYEGKALSVEVPKAVELKVTYSETGLRGDTSGKVTKPATVETGYELAVPVFVNVDDVIRIDTATGEYIERVK is encoded by the coding sequence ATGCAATTAGCACAGGATCTAAGACCGGGAAATATTATTAAGCAAGGAAGGGACCTCTATGTTATTCTCAAGGCTGAGTATTTCAGAGCTGCACGGACGAATGCTGTAGTCAAGACAAAATACAAAAATATGTCTACAGGCTCCGTGAGTGAAGTAATTTTCAAGCTTAATGAGAAACTTGATGACGTACGTCTGGACAAGAGAGAAATGCAGTTTTTGTATGATCTTGACGGGATGTATGCTTTTATGGACCAGGAAACTTATGATCAAATGGAAATACCGAAAGAAGATATTGGCGATAACGTTAATTATATTAAAGAGCAGGACATGGTAAGTATTGTGTTATACGAAGGCAAAGCATTAAGTGTTGAAGTTCCTAAAGCAGTTGAGCTAAAAGTAACCTATTCTGAAACAGGTTTGCGTGGAGATACCAGCGGAAAAGTTACTAAGCCTGCGACTGTTGAAACCGGGTATGAATTGGCCGTTCCTGTGTTTGTTAATGTTGACGATGTTATCCGTATTGATACCGCTACCGGTGAATATATAGAACGAGTCAAATAA
- the otsB gene encoding trehalose-phosphatase, which translates to MTELLNDENEKKIIEDYKKSEKRILFLDYDGTLVSFYDRPGMAKPDEALTQLLRDLSFDVRNKVFIISGRNRYLLGKWLNIFNIGLSAEHGAWLKYNGDPWQTLIPIDTAWKKDLRPIFELYADTTPGSYVEEKDFSIAWHYRKTYRALSDIRVKELRRDMLPKAKALHLQILEGQMVFEVKNPDVNKGLAALRFMSDEAYDFSFSAGDDRTDEDMFKLLPPKAYSIKVGNPPTAARYYVRTYSDLRSLLHKLLRVAK; encoded by the coding sequence ATGACAGAGCTATTAAATGACGAGAATGAAAAAAAAATAATCGAGGATTATAAGAAAAGTGAAAAACGAATTCTTTTTCTTGATTACGATGGCACTCTTGTCTCTTTTTACGATAGGCCTGGGATGGCGAAGCCTGATGAAGCGCTTACTCAGTTGCTGAGGGACCTTTCTTTTGATGTCAGGAACAAGGTGTTTATAATTAGCGGAAGAAACAGGTACCTGCTCGGAAAGTGGTTGAATATTTTTAATATCGGACTTTCTGCTGAACATGGTGCCTGGCTTAAATATAATGGCGATCCATGGCAGACATTAATCCCGATTGATACCGCATGGAAAAAAGACCTGCGACCGATATTTGAGCTTTATGCGGATACAACTCCCGGATCTTATGTCGAGGAAAAGGATTTTTCGATTGCCTGGCATTATCGAAAGACGTACCGGGCATTAAGTGATATTAGGGTAAAGGAATTGAGAAGAGATATGCTCCCGAAAGCGAAGGCGCTTCACTTGCAGATTTTGGAAGGACAAATGGTGTTTGAAGTTAAGAACCCTGACGTTAACAAGGGCCTTGCAGCACTGAGATTTATGTCGGATGAAGCTTATGATTTTTCATTTTCAGCGGGCGACGATAGAACTGATGAGGATATGTTCAAACTGCTCCCGCCGAAAGCGTATTCGATTAAAGTTGGTAATCCGCCGACTGCTGCCCGCTATTATGTCAGGACCTACAGTGATCTTCGAAGTTTGTTGCATAAATTGTTACGTGTTGCCAAATAA
- a CDS encoding ATP-dependent Lon protease, giving the protein MILDDLDKQTLEHFKGFVVRKDLAAIIKGGANVPAFVLEYLLANTCSTDDEAKIKEGIDGVKKILHDHYVNPEESSLIQSKIRENGRYKIIDKISVDLDPQKDRYWASISNSNIKKANISDELVNSHEKILLGGIWAIIEMEYDPLITVGSTVYPFVVKDIKPIQLSRFDGNKIVEKRKEFTKEAWQTLLLRSAGYEPASEGLDPRKQTLLLMRLIPLVEANFNMVELGPRSSGKSYIYKEITPYALLISGGQGTVAKLFVNNSTGRIGSVGEWDAICFDESTDKLFKDPDAKPLMKDYMESGSFSRGGKGGEISGKASIIYNGNINQPVETVLQTSHLFSPLSDEVNGDTAFLDRIHLFLPGWEITKFSPSNFTGHFGFSTDFFSENLKYQRRTNYNDAIDKYFSFGHHLKQRDSKSVRKIVSGFIKLLHPDANFTKEDIREYLVLAMEMRRRVKEQLKRIGGMEFWDTNFSYIDKETQEEIFVGLPEERGSNLIEKNALPPGVCYTATSDGDNNCLVKIEAVAIQGSGKLNITGTSNTDVKENIKNTYNYIKANEKTILNEQHSLKGYDINIQVTNLLGANISGGIGSAVYVSIISAIYNKNLKPGLAVLGNISIGGAVERALHFPDKVTILSDNGAKTILVPMENISEMTTLPASTLGKTDVPFYGNGQMLLQKVVDS; this is encoded by the coding sequence ATGATATTAGATGACTTAGACAAGCAGACCTTAGAGCATTTTAAGGGATTTGTGGTCAGAAAAGATTTGGCTGCTATTATCAAAGGCGGAGCTAATGTCCCTGCATTTGTTCTGGAGTATTTGCTAGCCAACACCTGTAGCACGGATGATGAAGCTAAAATTAAAGAAGGTATCGATGGAGTAAAAAAAATACTTCACGATCATTATGTAAATCCTGAAGAAAGTTCCTTAATTCAATCGAAAATAAGAGAGAATGGTCGCTATAAGATAATAGATAAAATATCAGTCGACCTTGATCCTCAAAAAGACAGGTATTGGGCATCAATATCGAACAGCAATATTAAGAAAGCCAATATCAGTGATGAGCTGGTAAATAGCCATGAAAAAATTCTTCTTGGCGGAATCTGGGCTATTATTGAAATGGAATACGATCCTTTGATCACGGTAGGTTCAACCGTATATCCCTTCGTAGTTAAAGATATAAAACCAATCCAGCTATCAAGGTTTGACGGAAACAAAATTGTTGAAAAAAGAAAAGAGTTTACGAAAGAAGCATGGCAAACTTTATTACTCCGAAGCGCTGGCTATGAACCTGCAAGCGAAGGCTTAGACCCGAGAAAACAGACACTTCTGCTAATGAGGCTAATTCCTCTCGTAGAGGCCAATTTCAACATGGTTGAACTAGGACCCAGGTCTTCTGGTAAATCCTATATTTACAAAGAAATTACACCGTATGCACTCCTTATCTCAGGTGGTCAGGGTACTGTGGCTAAACTATTTGTCAATAATTCCACCGGCCGAATTGGATCAGTAGGCGAATGGGATGCAATCTGCTTTGATGAAAGTACAGATAAACTTTTTAAAGATCCTGACGCTAAGCCTTTAATGAAAGACTACATGGAGTCCGGATCATTTTCCCGAGGCGGTAAAGGTGGCGAGATCTCTGGTAAAGCATCAATTATCTATAATGGTAACATTAATCAGCCAGTTGAAACCGTACTTCAAACTTCACATCTCTTCAGTCCGCTATCCGATGAAGTCAACGGAGATACAGCCTTCCTTGATCGAATACATTTGTTTTTGCCTGGCTGGGAGATAACCAAATTTAGCCCTTCCAATTTCACGGGTCATTTTGGTTTTAGCACCGATTTCTTTTCTGAGAACCTAAAGTATCAGCGCAGAACCAATTACAACGATGCAATTGATAAGTATTTCTCTTTTGGGCATCATTTAAAACAAAGAGACTCGAAGTCGGTTCGCAAAATTGTATCAGGGTTCATTAAGTTGCTACATCCAGATGCCAATTTCACAAAAGAGGATATAAGAGAATACTTGGTTCTAGCCATGGAAATGAGGCGCCGAGTTAAAGAACAGTTAAAGAGAATCGGTGGAATGGAGTTCTGGGATACCAATTTTTCATACATCGACAAAGAGACGCAAGAAGAGATATTTGTTGGCTTGCCGGAAGAACGGGGCAGCAATCTAATCGAGAAAAATGCTTTGCCTCCGGGTGTTTGTTACACAGCTACCAGCGATGGCGACAATAATTGCCTGGTTAAAATCGAGGCGGTTGCGATACAGGGAAGCGGAAAACTAAACATAACCGGCACTTCAAATACCGATGTAAAAGAGAATATTAAAAACACCTATAACTACATCAAGGCAAATGAAAAAACCATTCTTAACGAACAACATTCTTTAAAAGGCTATGATATTAACATACAGGTTACTAATCTACTGGGTGCAAATATTAGTGGAGGTATAGGCAGTGCTGTCTATGTATCAATTATCTCAGCCATTTATAACAAGAACCTTAAACCCGGACTGGCAGTACTTGGAAATATCTCCATAGGTGGAGCCGTGGAACGAGCTCTGCACTTTCCAGACAAGGTTACCATCTTATCCGACAACGGCGCAAAGACGATCCTTGTCCCAATGGAGAATATCAGTGAAATGACTACACTGCCAGCTAGCACGCTAGGTAAGACCGATGTCCCCTTTTACGGTAATGGTCAGATGTTATTGCAGAAGGTTGTGGATTCGTAG
- a CDS encoding DUF1016 domain-containing protein translates to MTNNFTEVLTLIREARNKAISNVNHVMIDLYWQVGKYISGKVNSEEWGKGVVSGLAEHIQKTEPDIKGFNVRNLWRMKQFYEIYNDQPKLSPLVTQLSWTNNLIIITACKTQEEREFYLQLAIREKYSKRELERQIVTGIFERTKIAQTNLSPVMRELPQNISDTFKDTYVFEFLGLPEQHSERDLQKGLVHNLKHFILELGGDFTFMGENYRLQVGNEDFYVDLLFYHRSLQCLVAFELKIDKFRPEHMGQLEFYLEALDRDVRKAHEHPSIGILLCAYKDQDVVEYALSRSISPTLIADYETKLIPKAVLQRKLHELFENAEAQEDKSGND, encoded by the coding sequence ATCACTAATAATTTTACCGAAGTTCTTACACTTATTCGTGAGGCTCGCAATAAAGCGATCAGCAATGTTAATCATGTAATGATTGATCTATACTGGCAGGTAGGTAAATATATTTCAGGCAAAGTAAATTCTGAGGAATGGGGAAAAGGTGTAGTCTCCGGCCTTGCTGAGCACATCCAGAAAACCGAGCCTGATATTAAAGGATTTAATGTTAGAAACCTCTGGAGAATGAAGCAGTTTTATGAAATATATAACGACCAGCCAAAACTGTCTCCACTGGTGACACAATTATCCTGGACAAATAATCTGATTATAATAACAGCTTGCAAGACCCAGGAGGAACGAGAGTTCTATCTCCAACTAGCTATCAGAGAAAAATATTCCAAGAGAGAACTTGAACGGCAGATCGTTACTGGTATTTTTGAACGGACCAAGATAGCCCAGACAAATCTTTCACCTGTGATGAGAGAATTACCACAAAATATTTCAGATACTTTTAAAGACACCTATGTTTTTGAGTTTCTCGGCTTACCGGAACAGCATTCTGAGCGTGATTTACAGAAAGGCTTAGTCCATAATCTTAAACATTTCATTCTTGAACTTGGTGGAGACTTCACCTTCATGGGCGAGAATTATAGATTGCAGGTGGGAAATGAGGATTTTTATGTAGATCTTCTTTTTTATCACCGTTCCCTTCAGTGCCTGGTTGCTTTTGAGCTTAAGATAGACAAATTTAGACCAGAACACATGGGGCAACTGGAGTTTTATCTGGAAGCGCTGGACAGAGATGTCAGAAAAGCGCATGAGCACCCGAGCATCGGCATTCTGCTTTGCGCTTATAAAGACCAGGATGTAGTTGAATATGCACTAAGCAGATCAATAAGTCCTACTCTGATTGCTGATTATGAAACTAAGCTGATACCTAAAGCAGTACTGCAAAGAAAACTACATGAATTGTTTGAAAACGCAGAAGCACAGGAGGATAAGTCCGGTAATGATTGA